One segment of Gasterosteus aculeatus chromosome 3, fGasAcu3.hap1.1, whole genome shotgun sequence DNA contains the following:
- the LOC120816499 gene encoding uncharacterized protein LOC120816499 isoform X2 — protein sequence MLGGILPNLLVTVTLLFVTPTVTQCRGEIDFSSVTLPGWGTNSEYVTQCVYDSRGPVICDWNATEDGVVTAVESGPLRLEGEACLEFWYLAPVATNGTELRVLLKSSVGLKEIWTLPPRHRDAWRQVFVPLDIINPGTQVVIEAASTEGQFEFNRMGVRRGSCGPQCESDAELWTDESTRCLCPGGQLSCSPSQCPEGQSCTPQRGASTATCTVHSHTDCSTFDGEVFRFMMPCTYTLAKTCSPSEAMPMFTVEVVNEQSWNSSLPTVQQVVVNMGNFRVSLLKRETSRIVVNGVWKKLPLSLSSGTVNIKSHPAAVELGTGFGLLVSYDNAGAVHVTLPSLYSDKVCGLCGNYNHDRRDDFRKPDGTFAQNATAFAESWQSGQATSACETVLVPHQCDPLQAAEYASEQYCGGLRSSSGPFADCLSVLEGESYFRGCVASMCSSHGDPTVLCEVLQVYSDICQEAGVSIPIWRNSSYCPLLCGENSHYNACANGCPEVCSSLDIVGPCGSCEERCECDSGLKLSGGNCVPAEDCGCWYDGNHYENGATFSKGECEQLCQCMGNNDMQCTTMQCADKEICKVKDGVKGCFPFKPATCSVYGDPHYITFDGMAYDFQGGCSYTLTTTCAKESSVQFTVIGHNMHPALQNTRSKLEAVALQVEDLYLTLNQSGAVYVNNSLVRLPYSTNGTFGSVWVHQKKNYIILETTFGLRMTIDARNRLFLEVDEQYKYELCGLCGTYSERQDDDFVTPGGQNATGSLEFGDSWRLPGDNECISHPSDPRHCDYHEENEAYNECYTLLGDAFKPCHELIHPNIYLNSCVYDYCATNGDQHTLCESLKSYAAACQFAGVELPNWQSNTACAEPPTTTAHPTPSTATSPTTDHTLCPINCDFEKNLCGWEQLLQDSFDWKRHSGSTPSSLTGPNQDHTTGAGFYMYIEGNNVTHGDSARLWSSMCHYNGPLCLRFWYHMYGSATSMALNIYLLKDNKATKLWVMMNNQGPEWHPGIVDIPVSGPFQIIIEGIRGSNTQSDVAIDDISIHFSSCSGNFPGLGSGTVPPSLTAAVPPSLPICNMDCSFDGNLCSWNQMVTDTLDWTWQNGSTSTPMTGPSADHTDGHYLYMEADNASHGDMARLISSECSESGPQCLQFWYHMYGSADTMGLHVYLLQNTVADALWGKRNDNGNIWKLAQLDITTTGAFQIIIEGRRGSNEESDVAIDDVKLYRGQCPDVSGVTTSPPKPDENTSPPMVLVPTTVFPQPPVVNVTAQLPVTARPPVANVTVHSTVEAKTDFINGENVTEAAERPPPVCQLNCNFDQDLCQWDQLLTDAFDWTRYSGSTPTTMTGPSSDHTTGGGHYLYIEANNASHGDTARLISSECSDSGPQCLQFWYHMYGSADTMGLHVYLLQDRVADAVWWKRNDHGNVWQPAQLDITTTGAFQIIFEGRRGSNIQSDVAIDDVILYRGSCTVATVGPEFPTTATQTHSSTLSKPQPTLTATFTTNTDIPTTRQQQPITSKPITTTTTGPPTTTRPHPPTTEYPRHETSEQPEPEFTEKPQTTASPEPPTASANGPPTTTRPYPPTTEYTGLGTPEHPEPEMTERPEQPAPSTNGSPTTAGPHPPTAGLGTPEPEFTEKPQTTASPDPLTTSTNGPPTTTRPHPPTTEYSGHGTPEHPEPEMTARPEQPATSTNGSPTTARPHPQTTGHPGDGTPEQLEPEFTEKPQTTASPEPLTTSTNGPPTTAGPHPPTTAYPGLGTPEHPEPEMTARPEQPATSTNGSPTTAGPHPPTTAYPGLGTPEYPEPEMTERPEQPATSTNGSPTTAGPHPPTTGLGTPEPEFTEKPPTTASPEPLTTSTNGPPTTTRPHPPTTEYSGLGTPEHPEPEMTARPEQPATSTNGSPTTARPHPQTTGHPGDGTPEQLEPEFTEKPQTNSSPEPPTASANGPPTTAGPHPPTTGLGTPEHEFTEKPQTTASPEPLTTSTNGPPTTAVPHPPTTAGPHSTTTTAPQRTTTNKPHSTTGRPLPTTTATPQPQTTHVPTPSCPENSHYTTCVPQCSPTCEHLNGPSDCSDHEGCVKGCVCDDGFVRTSKACVPIQRCGCVDRNGTTHNFNKEWYTDHCSKKCECEKDDGVGKIDCDDKDECDGKAVCLQNEAGNYYCQSTGFGECTIRGDPEYRTFDEMKFDFEGKYSYVLVSTNNLPYYLPHVYIEGTNTLDDEKDRRHHGDGSSEEDNSRRSRGDDDDDSKHDDDSEEHKKHHRLQELKIRVYDHTVVLKQNCRLIVDGRETKTPTSPTAGLNISLHSSRIYLKTDFGLSVEFDGRNAAEIILPNLYKRKVGGLCGNFDGHKGNDLMKPDGTRAKSIKKFGDSWRV from the exons ATGCTTGGAGGCATCCTCCCAAATTTGTTGGTCACAGTGACTCTACTCTTTGTAACTCCAACAGTTACTCAGTGCAG gggTGAAATTGACTTTTCATCAGTTACTTTACCAGGTTGGGGGACAAATTCAG AATATGTTACACAGTGTGTCTATGACAGCCGTGGCCCTGTGATTTGTGACTGGAATGCAACAG AGGATGGCGTAGTGACAGCTGTAGAGAGTGGTCCACTGAGACTGGAGGGCGAGGCCTGTCTAGAGTTTTGGTACTTAGCCCCAGTTGCAACTAATGGGACAGAACTCCGTGTCCTGCTGAAGAGCAGCGTTGGTCTGAAAGAAATCTGGACCTTGCCTCCCCGTCACAGGGATGCTTGGAGACAAGTATTTGTCCCTTTGGACATCATCAACCCAGGGACACAG GTCGTTATCGAAGCAGCATCCACGGAGGGACAGTTTGAATTTAACCGGATGGGTGTAAGGAGAGGCTCATGTG GACCCCAGTGTGAATCTGACGCAGAGCTGTGGACGGATGAGTCCACTCGCTGCCTCTGTCCTGGTGGTCAGCTCTCTTGCTCCCCCTCTCAGTGCCCTGAGGGCCAAAGCTGCACCCCTCAAAGAGGGGCATCCACTGCCACTTGCACTGTGCACAGTCACACTGACTGCAGCACTTTTGATGGAGAGGTGTTCCGCTTCATGATGCCCTGCACCTACACGCTGGCTAAGACCTGCTCGCCCTCTGAGGCCATGCCCATGTTCACGGTGGAAGTGGTTAACGAGCAGAGCTGGAACTCGTCGCTGCCGACTGTTCAGCAGGTCGTTGTGAACATGGGGAACTTCAGAGTGTCCCTGCTGAAAAGGGAAACAAGCCGGATTGTG GTTAATGGGGTCTGGAAGAAGCTTCCGCTGAGCCTCAGCAGTGGCACTGTCAACATCAAGAGCCACCCCGCTGCTGTCGAACTGGGAACCGGTTTTGGCCTTTTGGTCTCGTATGACAACGCTGGTGCAGTCCATGTCACCCTACCGTCTCTTTACTCTGATAAAGTCTGTGGGTTGTGTGGAAACTATAACCACGACAGACGAGACGACTTCAGAAAGCCCGACGGAACATTTGCCCAAAACGCAACAGCTTTTGCAGAGAGCTGGCAGTCTGGGCAGGCCACCTCCGCCTGTGAAACCGTTCTTGTACCTCATCAGTGTGACCCCCTGCAGGCGGCCGAGTATGCCAGTGAGCAGTACTGTGGAGGCCTCCGCTCCAGCAGTGGGCCCTTTGCTGACTGCCTATCAGTTCTGGAGGGAGAGAGCTACTTCAGGGGCTGTGTGGCCAGCATGTGCTCCAGCCATGGTGACCCGACGGTACTGTGTGAGGTATTACAGGTGTACAGTGATATCTGCCAGGAGGCTGGAGTCTCCATACCCATATGGAGGAACTCTTCATACTGCC CTCTGCTATGTGGTGAGAACAGCCACTATAACGCATGTGCCAATGGCTGTCCCGAGGTATGCTCCAGTTTGGATATAGTTGGCCCCTGTGGAAGTTGTGAGGAAAGATGCGAGTGTGACTCTGGCTTAAAGCTCAGTGGGGGAAATTGCGTCCCAGCAGAGGACTGTGGGTGCTGGTATGATGGAAATCACTATGAG AATGGAGCAACATTCTCGAAGGGAGAATGTGAGCAACTGTGTCAGTGCATGGGTAACAATGACATGCAATGCACCACAATGCAATGCGCAGACAAAGAGATTTGCAAGGTCAAGGATGGGGTGAAAGGCTGTTTCCCTTTTAAGCCTGCTACATGCAGCGTCTATGGTGATCCACACTACATAACCTTCGATGGGATGGCATATGACTTTCAAGGAGGCTGCAGTTACACACTGACTACCACGTGTGCAAAGGAAAGCTCAGTCCAGTTCACTGTGATTGGACACAACATGCACCCCGCCCTTCAGAACACCCGATCCAAGCTTGAAGCGGTTGCTCTTCAGGTTGAGGATCTATACCTCACTCTGAATCAGAGTGGAGCGGTCTAT GTGAATAATAGCCTCGTCCGACTGCCCTATTCCACCAATGGCACATTCGGCTCAGTATGGGTCCACCAAAAGAAAAACTACATCATCTTGGAGACAACCTTTGGCCTCAGAATGACGATAGATGCAAGGAACAGACTCTTCCTGGAGGTCGATGAGCAATACAAATATGAACTGTGCGGATTGTGTGGCACCTACTCTGAACGTCAAGATGATGACTTCGTAACACCAGGAGGCCAAAATGCTACGGGGTCATTAGAGTTTGGTGACAGCTGGAGACTGCCAGGGGACAATGA GTGTATTTCCCATCCAAGTGATCCCAGACACTGTGATTATCATGAGGAGAATGAGGCCTACAATGAGTGTTACACCCTACTGGGGGACGCCTTCAAACCCTGCCATGAACTCATTCACCCAAACATCTACCTCAATAGTTGTGTCTATGACTACTGCGCCACCAATGGTGATCAACACACCCTGTGTGAATCTCTCAAGTCCTATGCAGCAGCATGCCAGTTTGCAGGAGTGGAGCTGCCCAACTGGCAATCAAACACAGCCTGCG CTGAGCCCCCAACCACTACAGCTCATCCAACACCTTCAACTGCTACCTCTCCAACAACAGATCATACTC TCTGTCCCATAAACTGTGACTTTGAAAAAAACCTGTGTGGTTGGGAGCAACTCTTACAGGACAGTTTTGATTGGAAAAGACATTCTGGATCAACCCCATCAAGCTTGACCGGACCAAACCAAGACCACACCACTGGAG CTGGTTTCTACATGTATATTGAAGGAAATAATGTAACCCATGGAGATTCAGCTCGTCTTTGGAGCTCAATGTGCCATTACAATGGCCCACTCTGCCTGCGCTTCTGGTACCACATGTATGGTTCAGCCACATCCATGGCGCTCAATATCTATCTGCTCAAAGACAATAAAGCTACCAAGCTTTGGGTCATGATGAACAACCAGGGACCAGAATGGCATCCAGGAATAGTTGACATTCCAGTGTCTGGTCCATTCCAA ATCATTATTGAGGGAATTCGAGGCTCTAATACTCAATCAGATGTGGCCATAGATGACATTTCCATCCACTTTAGCTCATGTTCAG GTAACTTCCCTGGCCTGGGCAGTGGAACTGTGCCTCCCTCCCTAACAGCGGCGGTCCCCCCCTCACTTCCGA TCTGCAATATGGATTGTAGCTTTGACGGCAACCTTTGTAGCTGGAATCAGATGGTGACTGATACTTTGGACTGGACTTGGCAAAATGGTTCCACCTCAACCCCGATGACTGGGCCATCTGCTGACCACACTG ATGGTCACTATCTTTACATGGAAGCCGACAACGCGTCACATGGAGACATGGCTCGTCTCATCAGCTCTGAGTGTTCTGAATCTGGTCCTCAATGTCTGCAGTTCTGGTACCATATGTATGGCTCAGCAGATACAATGGGACTCCATGTTTACCTGCTACAAAACACAGTAGCCGATGCTCTTTGGGGGAAAAGAAATGACAATGGAAATATTTGGAAACTTGCTCAGTTGGACATCACAACAACTGGAGCTTTCCAG ATCATTATTGAAGGGCGTAGAGGCTCCAACGAAGAGTCTGATGTGGCAATAGATGACGTAAAGCTGTATCGTGGACAATGCCCTG ATGTGAGTGGTGTGACAACAAGTCCTCCTAAACCTGATGAAAACACAAGTCCTCCAATGGTCCTGGTGCCAACCACTGTGTTTCCACAGCCCCCTGTGGTCAATGTTACTGCTCAGCTCCCCGTTACAGCTCGACCTCCTGTAGCAAATGTCACCGTACATTCAACAGTAGAAGCAAAAACTGACTTCATTAATGGAGAAAATGTTACTGAAGCTGCAGAGAGACCGCCACCAG TATGCCAACTCAACTGCAATTTTGACCAAGATTTATGTCAGTGGGATCAACTTCTTACTGATGCTTTTGATTGGACAAGGTATAGTGGCTCCACTCCTACTACAATGACTGGGCCCTCTTCAGATCACACAACAGGAG GTGGACACTATCTTTACATTGAAGCCAACAACGCGTCACATGGAGATACGGCTCGTCTCATCAGCTCTGAGTGTTCTGACTCTGGTCCTCAATGTCTGCAGTTCTGGTACCATATGTATGGCTCAGCGGATACAATGGGCCTCCATGTTTACCTTCTCCAGGACAGAGTGGCCGATGCTGTTTGGTGGAAGAGAAATGACCATGGAAATGTGTGGCAGCCTGCTCAGTTGGACATCACAACAACTGGAGCTTTCCAG atCATATTTGAGGGCCGAAGAGGTTCTAACATCCAGTCCGATGTTGCCATAGATGATGTAATACTTTATCGCGGATCCTGCACAG TTGCGACGGTGGGTCCAGAGTTTCCCACAactgctacacaaacacattcgtCAACTTTATCAAAACCACAGCCCACACTGACAGCTACTTTTACAACAAATACCGATATACCAACAACAAGGCAACAGCAACCGATAACATCCAAACCaataacaacaaccacaactggaCCTCCAACCACAACCAGACCCCATCCACCAACAACAGAGTACCCGAGACATGAAACTTCAGAGCAACCAGAGCCTGAATTTACAGAGAAACCTCAAACAACAGCAAGTCCAGAGCCACCAACTGCATCTGCCAACGGACCCCCAACCACAACCAGACCCTACCCACCAACAACAGAGTACACAGGACTTGGAACTCCAGAACATCCAGAACCTGAAATGACAGAAAGACCTGAACAACCAGCTCCATCTACTAATGGAAGCCCAACCACAGCTGGACCCCACCCACCAACAGCAGGACTTGGAACTCCAGAGCCTGAATTTACAGAGAAACCTCAAACAACAGCAAGTCCGGACCCACTAACTACATCTACCAATGGACCCCCAACCACAACCAGACCCCACCCACCAACAACAGAGTACTCAGGACATGGAACTCCAGAGCATCCAGAACCTGAAATGACAGCAAGACCTGAACAACCAGCTACATCTACTAATGGAAGCCCTACCACAGCCAGACCCCACCCACAAACAACAGGGCACCCAGGAGATGGAACTCCAGAGCAACTAGAGCCTGAATTTACAGAGAAACCTCAAACAACAGCAAGTCCAGAGCCACTAACTACATCTACTAATGGACCCCCAACCACAGCCGGACCCCACCCACCAACAACAGCGTACCCAGGTCTTGGAACCCCAGAACATCCAGAACCTGAAATGACAGCAAGACCTGAACAACCAGCTACATCTACTAATGGAAGCCCTACCACAGCCGGACCCCACCCACCAACAACAGCGTACCCAGGTCTTGGAACCCCAGAATATCCAGAACCTGAAATGACAGAAAGACCTGAACAACCAGCTACATCTACTAATGGAAGCCCAACCACAGCTGGACCCCACCCACCAACAACAGGACTTGGAACTCCAGAGCCTGAATTTACAGAGAAACCTCCAACAACAGCAAGTCCGGAGCCACTAACTACATCTACCAATGGACCCCCAACCACAACCAGACCCCACCCACCAACAACAGAGTACTCAGGACTTGGAACTCCAGAGCATCCAGAACCTGAAATGACAGCAAGACCTGAACAACCAGCTACATCTACTAATGGAAGCCCTACCACAGCCAGACCCCACCCACAAACAACAGGGCACCCAGGAGATGGAACTCCAGAGCAACTAGAGCCTGAATTTACAGAGAAACCTCAAACAAACTCAAGTCCAGAGCCACCAACTGCATCTGCCAATGGACCCCCAACCACAGCCGGACCCCACCCACCAACAACAGGACTTGGAACTCCAGAGCATGAATTTACAGAGAAACCTCAAACAACAGCAAGTCCGGAACCACTAACTACATCTACCAATGGACCCCCAACCACAGCCGTACCCCACCCACCAACAACAGCAGGACCACATTCCACAACAACAACTGCCCCACAGCGTACAACAACCAATAAACCACATTCAACAACAGGTAGACCTCTGCCTACAACTACAGCCACACCACAACCACAAACTACACATGTACCAA CACCCTCTTGCCCTGAGAACAGTCATTACACCACTTGCGTCCCACAATGCAGTCCAACCTGTGAACACCTGAATGGCCCATCGGATTGCAGTGACCATGAGGGTTGTGTGAAGGGATGTGTATGTGATGACGGTTTTGTGCGTACAAGTAAGGCCTGTGTGCCTATCCAACGATGTGGTTGTGTGGACAGGAATGGCACCACACACAAC ttCAATAAAGAGTGGTACACCGATCACTGCAGTaagaaatgtgaatgtgagAAAGACGACGGCGTGGGAAAGATTGACTGCGATGACAAAGATGAGTGCGATGGAAAAGCTGTCTGCCTTCAAAATGAGGCGGGAAATTATTACTGCCAGTCTACAG GCTTCGGAGAGTGCACTATCAGGGGAGATCCTGAGTACAGAACATTTGATGAAATGAAGTTTGACTTTGAGGGAAAGTACTCATATGTGCTGGTCAGCACCAACAACTTGCCGTATTACCTTCCACATGTCTACATCGAGGGCACCAATACCCTCGATGATGAGAAAGATAGGCGGCATCATGGTGACGGTAGCAGTGAAGAAGACAACAGCCGCAGGTCGAggggcgatgatgatgatgacagcaaACATGATGACGACAGTGAAGAGCACAAGAAACACCACAGATTACAAGAGCTTAAGATCAGAGTATATGATCACACTGTCGTATTGAAGCAGAACTGCAGGCTGATT GTGGATGGAAGGGAAACCAAAACTCCCACCTCACCAACTGCTGGTCTAAACATCTCCCTGCATTCCTCTCGCATCTACCTGAAGACCGACTTTGGCCTCTCCGTGGAGTTTGACGGACGCAACGCAGCAG AGATCATTTTACCAAACTTGTATAAAAGGAAAGTGGGGGGTCTGTGTGGGAACTTTGACGGCCACAAGGGGAACGACCTGATGAAGCCAGATGGTACCAGGGCCAAGAGCATCAAAAAGTTTGGAGACAGCTGGAGAGTGTGA